From Vitis vinifera cultivar Pinot Noir 40024 chromosome 14, ASM3070453v1, a single genomic window includes:
- the LOC100233039 gene encoding polygalacturonase precursor (The RefSeq protein has 6 substitutions compared to this genomic sequence), translating to MSGFSLKRLALTILIALLACSSSIQACSARKAMYTRQLKTIGKGYDGYNYQDPKLMDEGNGVTPLKNTGSSTFNVLHFGAKGDGKADDTKAFEAAWAAACQVRGSTMMVPSGSVFLVKPITFSGPNCEPNIVFQLDGKIIAPRSSSAWGSGFYQWLDFSKLQGITIRGKGTIDGQGSIWWNDSTDESESETPTAGDSLYSSKQDSISGELSAKMPSTKPTALRFYGSSVVTVTGITIQNSPQTHLKFDDCTGVQVSGVTVSSPGDSPNTDGIHLQNSQNVVIYSTNLACGDDCVSIQTGCSNIFVHNVNCGPGHGISIGGLGRDNTKACVENVTVRDITMQDTMTGVRIKTWQGGSGSVSGVMFSNIQVSRVKTPIMIDQFYCDKSRCQNETKAVAVSDINYVNIRGTYTVNPVHFACSARLPCSGVTLTPIQLKPAQEVSQSNGPFCWETYGQLKTNTIPPIDCLQRGKPSKNQLHSNGESC from the exons ATGAGTGGTTTCAGTCTCAAAAGGCTAGCACTCACCATTCTCATCGCCTTGCTTGCCTGCTCTTCGAGCTTTCAAGCATGCAGTGCTAGAAAAGCTATGTACACCCGGCAGCTCAAGACCATAGGAAAAGGTTATGATGGTTATAATTATCAGGACCCCAAATTGATGGATGAAGGAAACGGAGTGACTCCATTGAAGAATACTGGTTCTTCCACCTTTAATGTCTTACACTTTGGTGCCAAAGGTGATGGGAAGGCTGATGACACCAAG GCATTTGAAGCAGCATGGGCGGCAGCTTGCCAGGTTCGGGGATCGACGATGATGGTTCCATCTGGGTCTGTGTTCCTCGTTAAACCGATAACTTTCTCGGGCCCTAACTGCGAACCAAACATTGTATTTCAG TTGGATGGGAAGATCATTGCTCCTAGAAGCTCCAGTGCTTGGGGATCAGGGTTCTATCAGTGGCTCGATTTCTCTAAGCTTCAAGGGATTACGATACGTGGTAAAGGAACTATCGATGGACAAGGCTCAATCTGGTGGAATGACTCGACAGATGAATCAGAATCAGAAACTCCGACTGCCGGAGATTCACTTTATAGCAGCAAACAGGATTCG ATAAGTGGTGAACTCAGTGCAAAAATGCCAAGCACCAAGCCAACA GCTCTCAGGTTCTATGGGAGTTCTGTTGTGacagtcactggcatcacaatTCAAAACAGTCCTCAGACCCACCTCAAGTTTGATGATTGCACCGGCGTCCAGGTTTCTGGCGTGACTGTTTCATCCCCCGGGGACAGCCCCAATACGGACGGAATCCACCTACAGAACTCCCAAAATGTGGTGATCTATAGCACAAATCTAGCTTGTG GAGACGACTGTGTATCAATACAGACAGGATGCTCAAATATATTCGTACACAATGTGAATTGTGGACCTGGTCATGGAATCAGCATTGGAGGTCTAGGGAGGGATAACACCAAAGCCTGCGTAAAAAATGTCACGGTTCGAGACATCACAATGCAGGATACAATGACTGGTGTCAGAATCAAGACATGGCAG GGCGGTTCTGGCTCAGTGAGTGGGGTCATGTTCTCAAACATTCAAGTTTCTAGGGTCAAAACTCCCATCATGATCGATCAATTCTACTGTGACAAGAGCAGATGCCAGAATGAAACAAAAGCTGTAGCTGTATCAGACATAAACTACGTAAACATAAGGGGTACCTACACGGTAAACCCCGTGCACTTTGCATGTAGCGACAGCTTGCCATGCTCAGGTGTGACTCTGACCACCATACAGCTAAAACCAGCACAAGAAGTCTCCCAATCGAATGGACCTTTCTGTTGGGAGACATATGGACAGTTGAAAACCAACACCATCCCTCCAATAGACTGTTTGCAGAGAGGCAAACCATCTAAAAACCAACTACATTCCAATGGTGATTCATGCTGA
- the LOC100250707 gene encoding peptide deformylase 1B, chloroplastic, whose product MAFASCLHSSYLSNTFLPILRHRSALSTSTSHLHRFCSPSRFFSSANRFRLPLMQVQVQAKRGFSFKEEVIASPADLSFEAPLKIVEYPDPILRAKNKLISTFDDNLKKLVDEMFDVMYKTDGIGLSAPQVGINVQLMVFNPVGERGEGEEIVLVNPRVNKYSKKIVLFNEGCLSFPGIYADVERPESVKIDARDITGARFMINLSGLPARVFQHEFDHLQGTLFFDRMTEEVLDSIHANLQDLERKYEDRTGFPSPERIETRKRRKVAAGFGKS is encoded by the exons ATGGCTTTTGCATCTTGTCTCCATTCATCTTACTTGTCGAATACCTTCCTTCCAATCCTCCGTCACCGCTCAGCTCTTTCCACCTCCACTAGCCACCTCCATCGGTTCTGCTCACCCAGCCGGTTCTTCTCTTCTGCAAACCGGTTCAGACTGCCATTAATGCAGGTTCAAGTGCAGGCCAAGAGAGGGTTCTCTTTCAAAGAAGAAGTAATCGCTTCTC CTGCTGATCTTTCCTTTGAAGCACCACTCAAAATTGTGGAATATCCAGACCCTATATTGAGAGCCAAAAACAAGCTTATCAGTACATTTGATGACAATTTGAAGAAGTTGGTTGATGAAATGTTTGATGTAATGTACAA AACTGATGGTATTGGGCTCTCAGCACCCCAAGTAGGAATCAATGTTCAACTCATGGTTTTTAATCCGGTTGGTGAACGTGGTGAAGGAGAGGAAATTGTTCTTGTAAACCCTCGagtaaacaaatattcaaaaaaaattgttctctttAATGAAGGTTGCTTGTCCTTTCCGGGGATCTATGCTGATGTAGAG AGACCAGAATCTGTAAAGATTGATGCACGGGACATCACTGGTGCAAGATTTATGATTAACTTGTCAGGACTTCCTGCACGGGTGTTCCAGCATGAGTTTGACCATTTACAG GGTACTCTTTTCTTTGACAGAATGACCGAAGAAGTTCTTGACAGCATCCATGCCAATCTGCAG GACTTAGAACGGAAGTATGAAGATAGGACTGGATTTCCAAGCCCTGAAAGGATAGAAACCCGCAAAAGAAGGAAGGTGGCAGCTGGTTTTGGGAAATCATGA